A section of the Clostridium omnivorum genome encodes:
- a CDS encoding ATP-binding protein, with the protein MQNLFKSKIFTKKFLSYLIIMCVTILAIVYVLLNNTRKSLESQQLTMIENYRKDSANLILGWLNGKKHDVKNQAVYLSNLTDQELKSEKITKLIKDQATWKDSFYDILILDENGIVINSASGASKINLSKKKYFVNSISGKTTITGIYESTEKGIPIVAIGEPILKENTPKYVLVGIISLENINNVVRSLEFGGWAHAYLVDDKNALISNNSDNMSKHTRNNSILNDDNVSLKAIEDIKDKKISSEMYVDSDRNSVFCTYQWINELQVGLVIEIKGSYLLEPINKLIMVIIALSAIVILASIVLAFGVNINIVKPINEIIVNTENIIEGDYKSSINIKTKSELDDLAASFNKMQRAIEIREIELQKKNEALKEQTQQAIESSRLKSEFLANMSHELRTPLNSIIGFTTRVIKKSKGLLPEQQLENLNIVKEQAYHLLYLINDLLDFSKIEAGKMEVYNEEFRLEEVIEETSNMIKVLIEGKPIKYKVKFNSNYPINMYSDRLKVKQILINLLSNSIKYSETGTIELKVEKINDRCKISIKDEGIGIAEENLKIIFEEFRQIDGSYTRKIGGTGLGLSITKKFVEMLGGSIDAESKLGLGSCFTITLPINNMQPKTIEESELHINNKIICIDDDTNILKLYKEYLNDNNFNVLCLNGTEDVVRIITEAKPDLVILDIIMPNKDGWEILSEMKTSTAAKNIPVIMVSVLNEKSLAYKMYADEYLVKPITQEELLSAVKKVLSRTKEIKI; encoded by the coding sequence ATGCAAAATCTTTTTAAAAGTAAAATATTCACAAAGAAGTTTTTATCCTACTTAATAATAATGTGCGTGACAATTCTTGCTATAGTATACGTACTACTTAACAACACAAGGAAATCTTTAGAAAGTCAGCAGCTAACTATGATAGAAAATTATAGGAAGGATTCAGCTAATTTGATATTGGGCTGGTTAAATGGAAAGAAACATGATGTTAAAAATCAAGCTGTCTATTTAAGTAATTTAACAGACCAAGAACTAAAGTCAGAAAAGATAACAAAGCTAATTAAAGACCAAGCCACTTGGAAAGATAGCTTTTATGATATATTGATTCTTGATGAAAATGGAATTGTTATCAATTCTGCCAGTGGAGCTTCTAAAATAAATTTATCAAAGAAAAAGTATTTTGTGAATAGTATAAGTGGTAAAACTACTATTACAGGAATATATGAAAGTACAGAAAAGGGAATTCCCATAGTAGCTATAGGGGAACCAATTTTAAAGGAAAATACGCCAAAGTATGTTTTAGTTGGCATTATATCCTTAGAAAATATCAATAATGTTGTTCGTTCTTTAGAATTTGGAGGATGGGCACATGCTTATTTAGTTGATGATAAAAATGCCTTGATTAGTAATAATAGTGATAATATGAGCAAGCATACAAGGAATAATAGTATATTAAATGATGATAATGTGAGTTTAAAGGCTATAGAAGATATAAAAGATAAAAAAATAAGCAGTGAAATGTACGTAGATAGTGATAGAAATAGTGTTTTTTGTACATATCAATGGATTAACGAACTACAGGTTGGACTGGTTATTGAAATAAAGGGTAGTTATCTTTTAGAGCCAATAAATAAATTAATTATGGTTATTATAGCTTTGTCAGCTATAGTGATTTTAGCAAGTATTGTACTGGCGTTTGGTGTAAATATAAACATTGTAAAACCCATTAATGAGATTATTGTTAATACTGAGAATATTATTGAGGGGGATTATAAAAGTTCAATAAATATAAAGACTAAAAGTGAGCTAGATGATTTGGCTGCTAGCTTTAACAAAATGCAAAGGGCAATTGAAATTCGTGAAATAGAATTGCAAAAGAAAAATGAAGCTCTAAAGGAACAAACGCAGCAGGCTATAGAATCCAGCAGACTAAAAAGTGAATTCTTGGCCAACATGTCCCATGAATTAAGAACACCATTGAATTCTATTATAGGATTTACCACTAGGGTTATAAAAAAATCAAAAGGCTTACTTCCAGAGCAGCAGCTAGAAAATCTAAATATTGTAAAGGAACAGGCATATCATTTATTATATCTAATAAATGACCTGTTGGATTTTTCTAAGATTGAGGCTGGTAAAATGGAAGTATATAATGAGGAATTCAGACTTGAAGAAGTGATAGAAGAGACCAGTAATATGATTAAAGTTTTAATTGAAGGAAAACCTATTAAGTATAAAGTGAAATTTAACAGTAATTATCCTATAAATATGTATAGTGATAGATTAAAGGTAAAGCAGATATTAATTAATTTATTAAGCAATTCTATAAAATATTCTGAAACTGGGACTATAGAATTAAAAGTTGAAAAAATTAATGACAGGTGTAAAATATCTATTAAAGATGAAGGTATAGGAATAGCTGAAGAAAATTTAAAAATAATTTTTGAGGAATTCAGACAAATAGATGGTTCTTATACTAGAAAAATTGGTGGAACAGGATTGGGATTATCAATAACTAAGAAATTTGTTGAAATGCTTGGTGGCAGTATAGATGCAGAGAGTAAATTAGGTCTGGGGAGCTGCTTTACTATAACTCTTCCCATTAATAATATGCAGCCAAAAACAATAGAAGAAAGTGAATTACACATTAATAATAAAATTATATGCATTGATGATGATACTAACATTTTAAAACTTTATAAGGAGTATCTAAATGATAATAATTTTAATGTATTATGTTTAAATGGTACTGAAGATGTTGTAAGGATAATTACTGAAGCTAAACCAGACTTAGTAATATTGGATATTATAATGCCCAATAAAGATGGGTGGGAAATATTATCAGAGATGAAAACTAGTACTGCTGCTAAAAATATACCTGTTATTATGGTGTCCGTACTAAATGAAAAGAGCTTGGCTTATAAAATGTATGCAGACGAATATTTAGTTAAACCAATTACTCAAGAAGAACTTTTAAGTGCAGTTAAGAAGGTATTATCAAGGACTAAAGAAATTAAAATATAA
- a CDS encoding cobyrinate a,c-diamide synthase has product MRSIVISSNCSGGGKTTVTLGIMKALINRGYEVQGYKVGPDYIDTAFHSFITKKSSRNLDLYLMGEDGVKASYSRGLGHYGVIEGVMGLYDGKGIDTEYSTAHVSKVLNLPVVLVISPKAQVATLCAEINGMISFDNINIAGVILNNVSEGYYNLLKLSIETYCNIKVFGYVPNCSELELKSRHLGLVQSSEVQELGEKIDRCSKLLESYVDMDSLIEAFRETEVYKDKFHLKDKGITTAVAMDKAFSFYYKENLELLEELGEVVYFSPLEDKSIPSNIDFLYIGGGYPEVFAEQLSSNKPMLKSIRDYLEKGGRTYAECGGLMYLTEKIFNDADSKEYFYYAVGFFKGSAFMSKKLQNFGYAELNIKNSKSMLSKDLRITCQEFHKSYVELEESTVYKVEKRLVNGEIIKWDCGYFKKNAIAGYAHVHFFNNMDMLQELIGINANKKYIADCDLEYKNK; this is encoded by the coding sequence ATGAGGAGTATAGTAATTTCATCTAATTGCAGTGGAGGCGGAAAAACTACAGTAACCTTGGGAATTATGAAAGCACTTATAAATAGAGGCTATGAAGTGCAGGGTTATAAGGTAGGTCCAGATTATATAGATACAGCCTTTCATTCTTTTATTACTAAGAAGTCTTCTAGAAATTTAGATTTATATTTAATGGGAGAAGATGGAGTAAAGGCAAGTTATTCTAGAGGTCTTGGACATTACGGAGTTATAGAGGGAGTAATGGGGCTTTATGATGGGAAGGGAATAGATACAGAATATTCTACAGCTCATGTTTCAAAGGTACTTAATTTACCGGTGGTGTTGGTGATAAGCCCTAAAGCGCAGGTTGCTACTCTATGTGCAGAAATAAATGGTATGATAAGCTTTGATAATATCAATATTGCAGGAGTAATACTTAATAACGTATCAGAAGGCTATTATAATTTATTGAAGCTTTCAATAGAAACCTACTGTAATATAAAGGTTTTTGGATATGTGCCTAATTGCAGTGAATTAGAGTTAAAGTCAAGGCATTTAGGACTTGTACAAAGTAGTGAAGTACAGGAGTTAGGGGAAAAAATAGATAGATGTTCCAAGCTTTTAGAAAGTTATGTGGATATGGACAGTTTAATTGAAGCTTTTAGAGAAACAGAGGTATACAAGGATAAATTTCATCTAAAGGATAAAGGTATTACAACTGCAGTTGCCATGGATAAGGCTTTTAGTTTTTACTACAAGGAAAATTTAGAACTTTTAGAGGAGCTAGGTGAGGTAGTATATTTTAGTCCACTTGAGGATAAGAGTATCCCATCAAATATAGACTTTTTGTACATAGGAGGAGGTTATCCCGAAGTTTTTGCGGAGCAGCTCAGCAGCAATAAGCCAATGTTAAAAAGTATAAGGGACTATCTTGAAAAGGGAGGAAGGACTTATGCTGAATGTGGGGGGCTTATGTATCTAACTGAAAAGATTTTTAATGATGCTGATAGCAAAGAGTATTTTTATTATGCTGTAGGCTTTTTCAAAGGAAGTGCTTTTATGAGTAAAAAGCTTCAAAACTTTGGATATGCAGAGCTGAACATTAAAAACTCAAAATCCATGCTTTCAAAGGATTTGAGAATAACTTGTCAGGAATTTCATAAATCTTATGTAGAGCTTGAAGAAAGCACTGTGTATAAAGTGGAGAAAAGGTTAGTTAATGGTGAAATAATAAAATGGGATTGTGGATATTTTAAGAAGAATGCTATTGCTGGATATGCACATGTACATTTTTTTAATAATATGGACATGCTACAGGAATTAATAGGCATAAATGCTAATAAAAAATATATTGCTGATTGTGATTTGGAATATAAAAATAAATAG